The following proteins come from a genomic window of Montipora capricornis isolate CH-2021 chromosome 9, ASM3666992v2, whole genome shotgun sequence:
- the LOC138016412 gene encoding uncharacterized protein — translation MKLLPMKYRETQSEFFGKRGMNWHFSAVVHSSDHPDCKPTECEYQIHAYIAVFDSCKQDWFSVSCILEEVLSTVKETHPSVKRAILRSDNAGCYHNSALLSTIHSTSKRSGIEVVRYDFSDPQAGKDLCDRRIAPCKQRLRNYVAENNDIQTAQDVKNALESPPSITGTRVAVCTVDPSQMSTKVASNKIPNITKYNNFSFERDIITVWQAYGIGAGQKIPNSSFMYTQDTSGLRRVGEWSQESIITTQRRQAGAGTKDPLNPVATFPCMEPACIQTFSTLQEADDHMDTGRHVLLQEKESVYDTIRRQWASIATSVKGQSQKPICPDYQSDAAIAGGLQGTPGEAQLGWALKKAKANVRISPAVKEFLTNVFDEGNKDGKQKANPTEIAEEIKKNFKRNEWLETQTVKGFFSRLAARQRGQEIGSQQDHDQDLALEREVFLQDLEEQVNREVGLGHPVEYEDVNLCQLYHQGRFEQFLTKLKISDLRSMCNQFNVALKGPLSRKATFIQALQELVTSCSCLCDDH, via the coding sequence ATGAAGCTTCTTCCTATGAAATACAGAGAAACACAGTCAGAGTTTTTTGGCAAGAGAGGAATGAATTGGCATTTTTCAGCAGTTGTTCATTCATCTGACCACCCCGATTGCAAGCCAACAGAATGCGAATACCAAATCCACGCTTACATAGCTGTATTTGACAGCTGTAAACAGGATTGGTTTTCTGTTTCTTGCATTCTTGAAGAGGTTCTAAGCACCGTCAAAGAAACGCATCCTTCCGTGAAAAGAGCAATACTAAGAAGTGACAATGCAGGATGCTATCACAATTCCGCCCTGTTGTCCACAATACATTCCACCAGTAAGCGTAGTGGAATAGAGGTTGTGAGGTACGATTTTTCTGATCCACAGGCGGGCAAAGACCTATGTGATCGACGAATAGCTCCGTGCAAGCAGCGTCTCAGAAATTATGTGGCAGAGAATAACGACATACAGACAGCCCAAGATGTAAAGAATGCACTTGAATCACCCCCCAGCATCACAGGAACTCGAGTAGCAGTGTGCACAGTAGATCCCTCTCAGATGTCTACAAAAGTTGCTTCTAACAAGATTCCAAATATCACAAAGTACAACAACTTCTCCTTTGAGAGAGACATTATCACAGTCTGGCAAGCCTATGGCATTGGGGCAGGTCAAAAGATACCTAATTCAAGTTTTATGTATACACAAGATACTTCAGGGCTGAGGAGAGTGGGTGAATGGTCACAAGAATCCATTATTACAACGCAGAGACGACAGGCAGGGGCTGGAACTAAAGATCCTCTTAACCCGGTCGCCACGTTCCCTTGTATGGAGCCAGCATGCATCCAAACGTTTAGCACGCTACAAGAGGCTGATGATCACATGGATACCGGGCGTCATGTCCTGCTACAAGAGAAAGAATCCGTGTATGACACAATCCGCCGACAGTGGGCGTCAATTGCCACGTCTGTAAAGGGTCAGAGCCAAAAACCTATCTGCCCTGATTACCAATCCGATGCAGCAATTGCTGGGGGTCTTCAAGGAACCCCTGGTGAGGCACAACTAGGATGGGCtctaaaaaaggcaaaagcCAATGTTAGAATCTCGCCAGCAGTCAAGGAATTCTTAACGAATGTTTTCGATGAGGGCAACAAAGATGGGAAGCAAAAAGCTAACCCAACAGAAATTgctgaagaaattaaaaagaacTTTAAGAGAAACGAATGGCTCGAGACGCAAACAGtcaaaggatttttctctcGACTAGCTGCAAGACAAAGAGGGCAAGAAATCGGCAGTCAACAAGATCACGATCAAGATTTGGCCCTAGAAAGGGAAGTATTCTTGCAAGATTTGGAGGAGCAAGTAAACAGAGAGGTCGGCCTTGGTCACCCGGTCGAATATGAAGACGTTAACCTGTGTCAGCTTTACCATCAGGGTAGATTTGAACAATTTTTGACGAAGCTGAAAATAAGTGACTTAAGGTCGATGTGTAACCAATTTAACGTCGCTTTGAAGGGCCCGCTCTCACGAAAGGCAACTTTTATTCAAGCACTCCAAGAGCTCGTTACTTCATGCAGCTGTCTTTGCGATGATCATTGA
- the LOC138016336 gene encoding uncharacterized protein, whose amino-acid sequence MLLFIPKAEVAAIAEWELILNRAGIPFGGNDVIKLTICPKHRAKYTTMYQVKANCCHPNHYDVESSRLKRIASKLKKSPRRINKEMACKIYEQTRVTVAIGSVICRTCRGSLDQDAKPNELPLTGSTFKSVPRQSRVRRQEACDTRVSLDSLVSARSISSQEENVSVYLPEGELQRKHLAILNNALTSISEGSFQPFLQYIDYDWNETSEKTKRQYTKKVEEAITLVLRTVAPSQEGPLWQSVINYHLSHERPKNTLVLDAGVEAIVAAYNESENRSTRIQILSLICDKYSQAELQELIPDISRRQIQNARKHASEIGAGETKVPEKLFRCRLDMDKVREFILFISRSTFLQDVAFGTKKLKLNSGVTLPIPAVVRTMTTTKIIHLYRQECKQEGKEPLNERTCFRIMECCSASRQKSLQGLDNTSTAGIEAFETLETLAETLATNGAGATWGRETAQRLRAGKKYLKCDYKCNLGPDEHCPDHCIQFALSDPGQDQFCSPCNHEHDLVCLQCQSIKEILNSIKEKVENNDISLTEEQRERARWEWEHAVTEIEAWKSHLLRTFQQDIARQDALNALNI is encoded by the exons ATGCTTCTTTTTATTCCGAAAGCTGAGGTAGCTGCTATCGCCGAGTGGGAACTCATTCTCAACCGTGCAGGAATTCCCTTTGGCGGTAATGACGTTATAAAGTTGACCATATGTCCCAAACATCGTGCCAAGTACACTACTATGTACCAAGTGAAG GCTAACTGTTGTCATCCTAACCATTACGATGTGGAATCCTCAAGACTAAAGAGAATCGCAAGCAAGCTAAAGAAAAGCCCTCGTCGCATAAACAAAGAGATGGCGTGTAAAATATACGAGCAGACACGAGTTACTGTTGCAATTGGCTCAG TGATCTGCAGAACTTGCAGGGGATCACTTGATCAAGACGCAAAGCCCAATGAATTGCCACTTACAGGGTCAACATTCAAATCTGTTCCCAGACAATCTCGAGTGAGGAGACAGGAAGCTTGTGATACCCGTGTATCCTTGGATTCGCTCGTTTCAGCAAGAAGCATTTCATCCCAAGAAGAAAACGTCAGTGTCTACTTGCCAGAGGGTGAACTTCAACGCAAACATCTTGCAATCTTGAATAATGCTCTTACTAGCATTTCAGAGGGCAGTTTCCAACCTTTTTTGCAGTACATTGATTACGATTGGAATGAAACGTCTGAGAAAACAAAGAGACAGTACACAAAGAAAGTAGAGGAAGCTATTACTCTTGTTTTGCGTACGGTCGCACCTTCACAAGAAGGACCTCTGTGGCAATCGGTTATCAACTATCACCTGTCACACGAGAGACCTAAGAATACTTTAGTCCTTGATGCTGGGGTAGAAGCCATAGTAGCCGCGTACAACGAGTCTGAAAATAGATCTACACGGATTCAAATACTTTCACTTATATGTGACAAGTACAGCCAAGCAGAACTTCAGGAACTTATCCCTGACATCTCCAGACGACAAATACAAAATGCCAGAAAGCATGCCAGCGAAATAGGTGCTGGTGAAACAAAGGTGCCCGAGAAGCTGTTTCGATGTCGTCTAGACATGGACAAAGTCAGGGAAttcattctttttatttcaaGATCCACATTTCTACAAGATGTTGCCTTTGGTACTAAAAAGCTGAAGCTGAACTCTGGAGTAACTCTACCCATACCAGCAGTTGTGCGAACGATGACAACAACCAAAATCATTCATTTGTATCGACAAGAATGCAAACAGGAAGGCAAGGAACCCCTGAACGAGCGCACTTGTTTTAGAATCATGGAATGTTGCAGTGCTTCGAGGCAAAAGTCCCTCCAAGGTCTGGACAATACATCGACAGCTGGGATTGAGGCCTTTGAAACACTAGAGACGCTTGCTGAAACGCTAGCAACTAATGGTGCAGGAGCTACTTGGGGAAGAGAAACTGCCCAACGACTAAGAGCAGGAAAGAAATACCTTAAATGTGATTATAAATGTAATTTGGGTCCCGATGAACATTGTCCTGATCACTGCATCCAGTTTGCCCTATCAGATCCTGGCCAAGACCAGTTTTGCAGCCCTTGCAACCATGAGCACGACCTGGTATGTTTACAATGCCAAAGCATTAAAGAAATCCTGAATAGCATTAAAGAGAAAGTGGAGAACAACGACATAAGTTTGACAGAAGAGCAAAGGGAAAGAGCAAGGTGGGAATGGGAACATGCCGTAACAGAAATTGAGGCGTGGAAATCCCATTTGCTTCGAACATTTCAGCAAGATATCGCAAGGCAGGATGCTTTGAATGCTCTGAATATTTAA